The following proteins are co-located in the Gossypium hirsutum isolate 1008001.06 chromosome A02, Gossypium_hirsutum_v2.1, whole genome shotgun sequence genome:
- the LOC107951041 gene encoding signal recognition particle 14 kDa protein, giving the protein MVLLQSDPFLNELTSMFERSTETGSVWVTLKRSSLKSKAQRNKMKTAEQPIEYRCLVRATNGKKTISTSVGAKDHQRFQASYATILKAHMTALKKRERKDRKKAAEDKKEGGSKKPKRA; this is encoded by the exons ATG gTTCTTCTACAATCAGACCCCTTTCTTAATGAACTTACGAGCATGTTTGAGCGAAGCACTGAGACAGGCTCTGTTTGGGTTACTCTTAAACGAT CATCTTTAAAATCGAAGGCTCAAAGGAACAAAATGAAGACTGCTGAACAACCCATTGAATATCGATGCCTTGTTCGTGCAACTAATGGAAAAAAGACAATTTCTACTTCG GTGGGAGCAAAGGATCACCAGCGTTTCCAAGCTTCATATGCCACCATTCTTAAGGCCCACATGACTGCCTTGAAGAAAAGGGAGAGAAAGGACAGGAAAAAGGCTGCAGAGGATAAGAAAGAAGGTGGTTCAAAGAAGCCGAAAAGGGCTTGA